Proteins encoded together in one Carya illinoinensis cultivar Pawnee chromosome 3, C.illinoinensisPawnee_v1, whole genome shotgun sequence window:
- the LOC122302472 gene encoding cullin-3A-like isoform X1, with protein MSAQKKKNFQIEAFKHRVVVDPKYPEKTWKILEHAIHEIYNHNASGLSFEELYRNAYNMVLHKFGEKLYSGLVTTMTSHLLEISRSIEAAQGEVFLEELNRKWADHNKALQMIRDILMYMDRTFIPSTHKTPVHELGLNLWRDVVIHSSKTQIRLRDTLLELVYRERNGEVINRGLMRNIIKMLMDLGSAVYQEDFEQHFLEVSADFYRLESQQFIESCDCGDYLKKAERRLNEEMERVSHYMDARSLDKITNVVEKEMIESHMQRLVHMENSGLVNMLVNDKYEDLGRMYNLFRRVPTGLSIVRDVMTSYIRDTGKQLVTDPERLRDPVDFVQRLLDLKDKYDEIITLAFGNDKTFQNALNSSFEYFINLNARSPEFISLFVDDKLRKGLRGVSEEDVEIVLDKVMMLFRYLQEKDVFEKYYKQHLAKRLLAGKTVSDDAERSLIVKLKTECGYQFTSKLEGMFTDMKTSEDTMQGFYASHGTELGDGPTLAVHVLTTGSWPTQPSATCNLPAEILGVCEKFRSYYLGTHTGRRLSWQTNMGTADLKATFGKGQKHELNVSTYQMCVLMLFNNADRLSYKEIEQATEIPASDLKRCLQSLACVRGKNVLRKEPMSKDIAEDDAFFFNDKFMSKLYKVKIGTVVAQRESEPENQETRQRVEEDRKPQIEAAIVRIMKSRRTLDHNNIVAEVTKQLQARFLPNPVVIKKRIESLIEREFLERDKNDRKMYRYLA; from the exons ATGAGCgctcaaaagaagaagaacttCCAAATAGAGGCGTTCAAGCACCGGGTCGTGGTGGATCCGAAATACCCTGAAAAGACGTGGAAGATTCTGGAGCATGCAATCCACGAGATTTACAATCACAATGCTAGCGGGCTTAGCTTCGAAGAGCTTTATAG GAATGCTTACAATATGGTGCTGCACAAATTTGGAGAGAAACTATACTCTGGACTCGTGACAACTATGACGTCTCATCTACTTGAAATATCTAGATCAATTGAAGCGGCTCAGGGGGAGGTATTCTTGGAAGAGCTGAACAGGAAGTGGGCCGATCATAACAAGGCATTGCAAATGATCCGAGATATATTGATGTACATGGATAGGACTTTCATTCCAAGCACCCACAAAACCCCAGTTCACGAGCTTGGGTTGAACTTATGGAGAGATGTTGTTATCCACTCCAGCAAAACCCAGATTAGGCTTCGGGATACACTCCTTGAGCTTGTGTATAGAGAAAGGAATGGTGAAGTTATAAATAGAGGTTTGATGAGGAATATTATAAAGATGTTAATGGATTTAGGTTCTGCTGTTTACCAAGAAGACTTCGAGCAGCATTTTCTTGAAGTTTCAGCTGATTTTTACCGTCTTGAGTCTCAACAATTCATTGAGTCATGTGATTGTGGGGATTATTTAAAGAAAGCTGAGAGACGTCTAAATGAAGAAATGGAGAGAGTGTCCCATTATATGGATGCTAGAAGTTTAGACAAGATAACTAATGTTGTTGAAaaggagatgattgaaagtcaTATGCAGAGACTAGTCCATATGGAGAACTCAGGCTTAGTTAACATGCTTGTGAATGACAAATATGAGGATTTGGGAAGAATGTATAACTTGTTTCGCAGGGTGCCCACTGGACTGTCAATAGTTCGGGATGTTATGACCTCCTACATTCGGGATACCGGCAAGCAGCTAGTGACTGATCCGGAAAGGTTGAGGGATCCGGTTGACTTTGTGCAACGTTTGTTGGATTTAAAGGATAAATATGATGAAATCATCACTTTGGCATTTGGAAACGACAAGACGTTCCAGAATGCTTTGAATTCCTCTTTTGAGTACTTCATCAATTTGAATGCTCGGTCCCCGGAATTCATTtctttgtttgtggatgacaagCTCCGGAAAGGACTGAGAGGGGTTAGTGAGGAGGATGTGGAGATTGTACTGGACAAGGTCATGATGCTTTTCCGTTACCTACAAGAGAAAGACGTATTTGAGAAGTATTACAAACAACATTTGGCCAAGAGGCTTCTTGCGGGGAAAACTGTCTCTGATGATGCGGAAAGAAGTCTGATTGTTAAGCTTAAAACAGAGTGTGGATACCAATTTACGTCTAAACTGGAAGGTATGTTCACTGATATGAAGACCTCAGAGGATACCATGCAGGGCTTCTATGCAAGCCATGGCACTGAGTTAGGGGATGGCCCCACATTAGCTGTTCATGTACTCACTACAGGTTCTTGGCCTACTCAACCGAGTGCTACATGCAACCTTCCAGCAGAAATCCTGGGGGTATGTGAGAAGTTCAGGAGTTATTATCTTGGGACGCATACTGGTCGTAGGCTGTCCTGGCAAACGAACATGGGCACTGCTGATTTGAAAGCGACCTTTGGGAAGGGCCAGAAGCATGAGCTCAATGTTTCCACCTACCAGATGTGTGTACTGATGCTTTTCAACAATGCCGATAGGCTGAGTTATAAGGAGATTGAGCAAGCCACAGAGATACCTGCCTCAGACTTGAAGAGATGCCTGCAGTCTCTGGCTTGTGTCAGGGGGAAGAATGTTTTGCGGAAGGAGCCTATGAGCAAGGACATAGCTGAGGACGATGCCTTCTTCTTCAATGACAAGTTCATGAGCAAGCTCTACAAGGTAAAAATAGGTACCGTGGTTGCTCAGAGGGAATCTGAACCTGAAAATCAGGAAACCCGGCAGAGAGTGGAGGAGGACAGGAAGCCTCAGATCGAGGCTGCGATTGTGAGAATCATGAAGTCACGGCGGACGCTAGATCATAATAACATTGTTGCTGAGGTCACAAAGCAGCTGCAGGCTCGGTTCTTGCCCAACCCTGTTGTCATAAAGAAACGAATTGAATCCCTCATTGAGCGGGAGTTTTTGGAGAGGGACAAAAATGATAGGAAAATGTATCGATATCTTGCTTGA
- the LOC122302472 gene encoding cullin-3A-like isoform X2, whose protein sequence is MVLHKFGEKLYSGLVTTMTSHLLEISRSIEAAQGEVFLEELNRKWADHNKALQMIRDILMYMDRTFIPSTHKTPVHELGLNLWRDVVIHSSKTQIRLRDTLLELVYRERNGEVINRGLMRNIIKMLMDLGSAVYQEDFEQHFLEVSADFYRLESQQFIESCDCGDYLKKAERRLNEEMERVSHYMDARSLDKITNVVEKEMIESHMQRLVHMENSGLVNMLVNDKYEDLGRMYNLFRRVPTGLSIVRDVMTSYIRDTGKQLVTDPERLRDPVDFVQRLLDLKDKYDEIITLAFGNDKTFQNALNSSFEYFINLNARSPEFISLFVDDKLRKGLRGVSEEDVEIVLDKVMMLFRYLQEKDVFEKYYKQHLAKRLLAGKTVSDDAERSLIVKLKTECGYQFTSKLEGMFTDMKTSEDTMQGFYASHGTELGDGPTLAVHVLTTGSWPTQPSATCNLPAEILGVCEKFRSYYLGTHTGRRLSWQTNMGTADLKATFGKGQKHELNVSTYQMCVLMLFNNADRLSYKEIEQATEIPASDLKRCLQSLACVRGKNVLRKEPMSKDIAEDDAFFFNDKFMSKLYKVKIGTVVAQRESEPENQETRQRVEEDRKPQIEAAIVRIMKSRRTLDHNNIVAEVTKQLQARFLPNPVVIKKRIESLIEREFLERDKNDRKMYRYLA, encoded by the coding sequence ATGGTGCTGCACAAATTTGGAGAGAAACTATACTCTGGACTCGTGACAACTATGACGTCTCATCTACTTGAAATATCTAGATCAATTGAAGCGGCTCAGGGGGAGGTATTCTTGGAAGAGCTGAACAGGAAGTGGGCCGATCATAACAAGGCATTGCAAATGATCCGAGATATATTGATGTACATGGATAGGACTTTCATTCCAAGCACCCACAAAACCCCAGTTCACGAGCTTGGGTTGAACTTATGGAGAGATGTTGTTATCCACTCCAGCAAAACCCAGATTAGGCTTCGGGATACACTCCTTGAGCTTGTGTATAGAGAAAGGAATGGTGAAGTTATAAATAGAGGTTTGATGAGGAATATTATAAAGATGTTAATGGATTTAGGTTCTGCTGTTTACCAAGAAGACTTCGAGCAGCATTTTCTTGAAGTTTCAGCTGATTTTTACCGTCTTGAGTCTCAACAATTCATTGAGTCATGTGATTGTGGGGATTATTTAAAGAAAGCTGAGAGACGTCTAAATGAAGAAATGGAGAGAGTGTCCCATTATATGGATGCTAGAAGTTTAGACAAGATAACTAATGTTGTTGAAaaggagatgattgaaagtcaTATGCAGAGACTAGTCCATATGGAGAACTCAGGCTTAGTTAACATGCTTGTGAATGACAAATATGAGGATTTGGGAAGAATGTATAACTTGTTTCGCAGGGTGCCCACTGGACTGTCAATAGTTCGGGATGTTATGACCTCCTACATTCGGGATACCGGCAAGCAGCTAGTGACTGATCCGGAAAGGTTGAGGGATCCGGTTGACTTTGTGCAACGTTTGTTGGATTTAAAGGATAAATATGATGAAATCATCACTTTGGCATTTGGAAACGACAAGACGTTCCAGAATGCTTTGAATTCCTCTTTTGAGTACTTCATCAATTTGAATGCTCGGTCCCCGGAATTCATTtctttgtttgtggatgacaagCTCCGGAAAGGACTGAGAGGGGTTAGTGAGGAGGATGTGGAGATTGTACTGGACAAGGTCATGATGCTTTTCCGTTACCTACAAGAGAAAGACGTATTTGAGAAGTATTACAAACAACATTTGGCCAAGAGGCTTCTTGCGGGGAAAACTGTCTCTGATGATGCGGAAAGAAGTCTGATTGTTAAGCTTAAAACAGAGTGTGGATACCAATTTACGTCTAAACTGGAAGGTATGTTCACTGATATGAAGACCTCAGAGGATACCATGCAGGGCTTCTATGCAAGCCATGGCACTGAGTTAGGGGATGGCCCCACATTAGCTGTTCATGTACTCACTACAGGTTCTTGGCCTACTCAACCGAGTGCTACATGCAACCTTCCAGCAGAAATCCTGGGGGTATGTGAGAAGTTCAGGAGTTATTATCTTGGGACGCATACTGGTCGTAGGCTGTCCTGGCAAACGAACATGGGCACTGCTGATTTGAAAGCGACCTTTGGGAAGGGCCAGAAGCATGAGCTCAATGTTTCCACCTACCAGATGTGTGTACTGATGCTTTTCAACAATGCCGATAGGCTGAGTTATAAGGAGATTGAGCAAGCCACAGAGATACCTGCCTCAGACTTGAAGAGATGCCTGCAGTCTCTGGCTTGTGTCAGGGGGAAGAATGTTTTGCGGAAGGAGCCTATGAGCAAGGACATAGCTGAGGACGATGCCTTCTTCTTCAATGACAAGTTCATGAGCAAGCTCTACAAGGTAAAAATAGGTACCGTGGTTGCTCAGAGGGAATCTGAACCTGAAAATCAGGAAACCCGGCAGAGAGTGGAGGAGGACAGGAAGCCTCAGATCGAGGCTGCGATTGTGAGAATCATGAAGTCACGGCGGACGCTAGATCATAATAACATTGTTGCTGAGGTCACAAAGCAGCTGCAGGCTCGGTTCTTGCCCAACCCTGTTGTCATAAAGAAACGAATTGAATCCCTCATTGAGCGGGAGTTTTTGGAGAGGGACAAAAATGATAGGAAAATGTATCGATATCTTGCTTGA
- the LOC122302473 gene encoding 40S ribosomal protein S9-2-like, which yields MVHVSFYRNYGKTFKKPRRPYEKERLDHELKLVGEYGLRCKRELWRVQYALSRIRNAARELLTLDEKNPRRIFEGEALLCRMNSYGLLDESQNKLDYVLALTVEDFLERRLQTLAFKSGMAKSIHHARVLIRQRHIRVGRQVVNIHSFMVRIDSQKHIDFSLTSPFGGGRPGRVKRKNQKAAAKKAAGGDGDEEDEE from the exons ATGGTCCACGTCAGTTTCTACCGGAACT ATGGGAAGACTTTCAAAAAGCCACGCCGTCCGTATGAAAAGGAACGATTGGATCATGAGCTGAAGCTTGTGGGAGAGTATGGGCTCCGATGTAAGAGAGAGCTGTGGAGGGTTCAATATGCTTTGAGCCGCATCCGTAATGCTGCCAGGGAACTTCTCACTCTGGATGAGAAGAATCCTCGTAGGATATTTGAGGGTGAGGCCCTTCTCTGTAGAATGAACAGTTACGGGCTCTTGGATGAGAGCCAGAACAAGCTTGATTATGTCCTGGCTCTGACTGTGGAGGACTTCCTTGAGCGCCGACTCCAAACCCTTGCATTCAAGTCAGGTATGGCCAAGTCGATTCACCATGCTCGTGTGCTTATTAGGCAGAGGCATATCAG GGTTGGAAGGCAGGTAGTTAACATACATTCTTTCATGGTGAGAATTGATTCTCAGAAACATATTGATTTCTCTCTCACTAGTCCATTTGGAGGTGGACGCCCGGGCAGAGTGAAGCGAAAGAACCAGAAGGCAGCTGCCAAGAAGGCTGCTGGTGGGGATGGAGATGAAGAGGATGAAGAATGA
- the LOC122302475 gene encoding uncharacterized protein LOC122302475, whose translation MTVKPVKDPQERVSASVSELHKPKELSSTELAMTFHNLAGEKVSKVDRNEVAAKASPKSRKKVKYVHSQILRIREEDSYLGEDFSLGTKDNGHLYHQYHDLHSEMDVVLFSKPILPSSPLSGKTATLKASH comes from the coding sequence ATGACGGTGAAGCCCGTAAAGGACCCTCAAGAACGAGTCTCTGCCTCTGTTTCTGAGCTTCACAAACCCAAGGAACTCTCTTCCACCGAGTTGGCCATGACGTTCCATAATCTCGCCGGGGAGAAAGTCTCCAAGGTTGATCGCAACGAGGTGGCCGCGAAAGCATCTCCGAAGTCGAGGAAAAAGGTGAAGTATGTACACAGCCAGATCCTGAGGATCAGAGAGGAGGACTCGTACCTCGGCGAGGATTTCAGTCTTGGTACCAAAGACAACGGTCATCTTTATCATCAATATCACGATCTGCATTCGGAGATGGACGTTGTGCTGTTCTCGAAGCCCATCTTGCCGAGTTCTCCTCTCAGCGGCAAGACCGCGACCTTGAAGGCTTCACACTGA
- the LOC122302474 gene encoding tubulin alpha chain-like, producing MRECISIHIGQAGIQVGNACWELYCLEHGIQPDGQMPGDKTVGGGDDAFNTFFSETGAGKHVPRAVFLDLEPTVIDEVRTGTYRQLFHPEQLISGKEDAANNFARGHYTIGKEIVDLCLDRIRKLADNCTGLQGFLVFHAVGGGTGSGLGSLLLERLSVDYGKKSKLGFTVYPSPQVSTSVVEPYNSVLSTHSLLEHTDVAVLLDNEAIYDICRRSLDIERPTYTNLNRLVSQVISSLTASLRFDGALNVDVTEFQTNLVPYPRIHFMLSSYAPVISAEKAYHEQLSVAEITNSAFEPSSMMAKCDPRHGKYMACCLMYRGDVVPKDVNAAVATIKTKRTIQFVDWCPTGFKCGINYQPPTVVPGGDLAKVQRAVCMISNSTSVAEVFSRIDHKFDLMYAKRAFVHWYVGEGMEEGEFSEAREDLAALEKDYEEVGAESAEGEDDEGDEY from the exons ATGAGAGAGTGCATCTCAATCCACATTGGGCAGGCCGGTATCCAAGTGGGTAATGCTTGCTGGGAGCTCTACTGCCTTGAACACGGCATTCAG CCTGATGGACAAATGCCGGGTGACAAGACAGTTGGCGGCGGAGACGATGCCTTCAACACGTTTTTTAGCGAGACCGGAGCCGGAAAACACGTCCCCCGTGCTGTTTTCTTGGACCTCGAACCTACGGTCATCGACGAGGTCAGGACTGGTACTTACCGCCAGCTCTTCCACCCCGAACAACTCATCAGTGGGAAAGAGGACGCCGCCAATAACTTTGCAAGAGGCCACTACACGA TTGGGAAAGAGATAGTGGATCTGTGCCTTGATAGGATCAGGAAGCTCGCTGACAATTGTACTGGGCTTCAGGGGTTTCTGGTTTTCCATGCGGTCGGTGGAGGGACAGGCTCCGGGCTTGGTTCTCTGCTTCTGGAAAGGCTCTCAGTGGACTACGGCAAGAAATCCAAGCTCGGATTCACCGTCTACCCGTCCCCTCAGGTCTCCACATCCGTCGTTGAGCCATACAACAGTGTGTTGTCCACTCACTCACTTCTAGAGCACACCGATGTGGCTGTCCTCCTCGACAACGAAGCCATTTACGATATTTGCCGCAGATCGCTGGACATTGAAAGACCCACTTACACCAATCTCAACAGGCTCGTTTCCCAG GTGATTTCTTCTCTGACTGCGTCTCTGCGTTTTGATGGTGCTCTGAACGTGGATGTCACAGAGTTTCAGACTAACTTGGTTCCCTACCCGAGAATACATTTCATGCTTTCTTCGTATGCGCCGGTTATTTCAGCCGAAAAGGCCTACCACGAGCAACTCTCCGTGGCCGAGATCACAAACAGTGCCTTTGAGCCGTCGTCCATGATGGCAAAATGCGACCCTCGCCACGGCAAGTACATGGCCTGCTGTTTGATGTATAGGGGTGACGTGGTGCCTAAGGATGTGAACGCAGCGGTGGCGACAATCAAGACCAAGAGGACGATTCAATTCGTGGACTGGTGTCCAACTGGGTTCAAGTGTGGAATCAATTACCAGCCACCAACAGTGGTTCCTGGGGGTGACTTGGCTAAGGTTCAGAGGGCTGTTTGCATGATCTCTAACTCGACGAGCGTTGCGGAGGTGTTCTCTAGGATTGATCATAAGTTTGATTTGATGTATGCGAAGAGGGCTTTTGTGCATTGGTACGTCGGTGAAGGTATGGAGGAAGGAGAGTTTTCGGAGGCGAGGGAGGATTTGGCTGCGCTGGAGAAGGACTATGAGGAAGTTGGAGCAGAGTCTGCAGAAGGAGAGGATGATGAAGGCGATGAGTATTAG